A window of Pirellulales bacterium genomic DNA:
TCGGCGTCGCCGAGGACCACCATTTAATCACAAAATACGTGGCCGGTGTGTCCCCCACGTTTTTGAAGCCGTGCAGTTCGTTGGAACTGTTGAACACCACGGAGCCCGAGCCGACGCGCTGGCGCTGGCCGTTTTGCATGACATCAAGCGTGCCTTCCTTGAGCAGCATTAATTCTTCTTCCGGATGTTGATGCGGCGGATGCGGTTCCTCGCCGGGATTGACCGTGGTGATGTGGCATTCCAGCCGGTCGAGCGTGGCGACGGGGGTATCAAAAACCGGCCGCCGGGCGCCGACCTTCGTGGTTTGCTCGTTCATTTTTTCCCAATCGAACGCGGAGGAATGCATAACGGGCTTGGCGGGCGCTGATGTCGATTGAGCAGATGATAGTGTCGATTGAGCGGAACTAATGGCCGCGGCAGCAGGAACCGCCGCAACCGCTGCCAGCATGGCTTCTCGGCGAGTGAGCATAAAAAAATCTCCTGAACAGGACGGCGAGCGCGACCGTTGAAGAAATAGTTGACAGAACTGGTACAATTATCCGGTAGAACAAAATTCGATACAAGACAGCCGTCCTTTTTTTGCTGTAAACATTCATGGCTAATCGAAACACACTGGGCGGCGTGATTCACACGTACCAGCGGTACGATCCGAAGCGATTCCCCAGCCCGACGCAGCCGCCGCCCGACATGGTTTCGCCGGCGTTCGAGCACATGCTGGCCTTTGGCGAATTGCGGGAACTTTCGGAAGAAGAACTGGCCCGGGCGGTGAAAATCGATCCCAGCCAAATCGCCGGGCTGGGACCGACGCTGGAATCGTTGCGGGCCGCGCTGGAAGAACGCAAACGGAAAATCCTGCAAACGTACGAGACCGACGCCGTGCAGAAAGCAGCCGGCGATGCCTATCGCGAGACCGGCGAGCAAATTTCGCCCCCGAAAAATTTGCGCGATCGCTTTCGCCGGGCGTTCGAGGAAGAGCAAATCCGCGATTTGGAGCGCGTGTGGTATGCGCATGGCAACGACAACTCGCCATTTGCGCGCGCGTTAGTGAAACTGGTGGATAAGCTCGGCGATAAATACGAGGTCGACGAATTGGCCGCCAGCTA
This region includes:
- a CDS encoding cupin domain-containing protein, producing MLTRREAMLAAVAAVPAAAAISSAQSTLSSAQSTSAPAKPVMHSSAFDWEKMNEQTTKVGARRPVFDTPVATLDRLECHITTVNPGEEPHPPHQHPEEELMLLKEGTLDVMQNGQRQRVGSGSVVFNSSNELHGFKNVGDTPATYFVIKWWSSATPSDKAK